In Pseudomonadota bacterium, the following proteins share a genomic window:
- a CDS encoding LptA/OstA family protein, with protein MRAWVTIAVICVASGAFAQGLQVAFAGFDQDADEAIEIAADSMSIDQEDGRALLTGAVTIGQGDLRLSAPQVTVTYTEAGGIDTILAEGGVIVVTPEEEVEATTALYTLSADEMLLTGDVLLSQGRSAVSAERMRVDLSSGTALLEGRVRTVLQPNDADE; from the coding sequence ATGCGGGCTTGGGTGACGATTGCTGTGATTTGCGTGGCCTCGGGCGCTTTCGCGCAAGGCTTGCAGGTCGCCTTCGCGGGCTTTGACCAGGATGCCGACGAGGCCATCGAGATCGCCGCCGACAGCATGTCGATCGATCAGGAAGACGGCAGGGCCCTCCTCACCGGCGCCGTGACCATCGGCCAGGGCGACCTCCGCCTCTCGGCGCCGCAAGTGACGGTCACCTACACGGAGGCGGGCGGAATCGACACCATTCTCGCCGAAGGAGGTGTCATCGTCGTCACCCCTGAGGAGGAGGTGGAAGCCACGACCGCGCTCTACACGCTGAGCGCGGACGAGATGCTGCTCACCGGCGACGTTCTCCTGAGCCAGGGCCGCAGCGCCGTCTCCGCCGAGCGTATGCGGGTGGACCTTTCCAGCGGCACAGCGCTTCTGGAGGGCCGTGTCCGCACCGTCTTGCAGCCCAATGATGCCGATGAATAA
- the raiA gene encoding ribosome-associated translation inhibitor RaiA — protein MRYQITGKQIDIGSALQTHVESELSATLGKYAGRPTDATVVFSKSAHEHACEAVVHLSTGLTVQARGQAVDIYASFEAALEKMDKQLRRYKRRLKDHHKERATPVELSGGASYILASSTDEGEGAEPESLQPIIVAETETQIPALSVGEAVMQMELAGSPVLVFKNETAGRTNVVYRRDDGNIGWIDPTQTG, from the coding sequence ATGCGCTACCAGATCACCGGCAAACAGATCGATATCGGTTCGGCACTTCAAACCCATGTGGAGAGCGAGCTCAGCGCGACACTGGGCAAGTATGCGGGTCGACCGACGGACGCCACGGTGGTCTTTTCGAAGTCAGCCCATGAACACGCCTGCGAGGCAGTGGTCCATCTTTCCACTGGTCTGACGGTGCAAGCGCGCGGTCAGGCCGTTGATATCTATGCCTCTTTCGAGGCGGCACTTGAGAAAATGGACAAGCAGCTCCGGCGCTACAAACGGCGCCTCAAGGACCATCACAAAGAGCGTGCAACCCCCGTTGAACTCTCTGGCGGAGCCTCGTATATCCTCGCCAGCTCAACCGACGAGGGAGAGGGAGCGGAGCCCGAAAGCCTGCAGCCCATCATCGTCGCGGAGACAGAAACGCAAATACCGGCCCTCTCCGTAGGCGAGGCCGTCATGCAAATGGAACTCGCGGGCTCGCCCGTATTGGTATTCAAGAATGAGACCGCGGGGCGGACAAACGTCGTCTACCGCCGCGACGATGGCAATATCGGCTGGATCGACCCCACGCAGACGGGCTGA
- a CDS encoding ribonuclease H-like domain-containing protein, whose amino-acid sequence MTITLHKRDLPDGLDLGPMVAIDCETMGLNPHRDRLCVVQLSSGDGTAHLVQVEKGQTDAPNLAALLRDPTVLKLFHFGRFDIAAMYNAFGALAAPVYCTKIASRLVRTYTDRHGLKNLTSELIDVDVSKQQQMSDWGATELTDAQQAYAASDVLYLHQLREKLNERLEREGRMQVAEACFDFLPMRAKLDLMGWPDTDIFAHS is encoded by the coding sequence ATGACGATCACCCTCCACAAGCGCGACCTGCCCGACGGGCTCGACCTCGGGCCCATGGTGGCCATCGATTGCGAGACGATGGGGCTCAACCCGCACCGTGACAGGCTCTGCGTTGTGCAGCTGTCGTCGGGGGATGGTACCGCGCACCTCGTGCAGGTGGAAAAGGGTCAGACAGACGCGCCCAACCTCGCCGCGCTTTTGCGAGATCCCACGGTGCTCAAGCTCTTTCACTTCGGGCGCTTCGACATCGCCGCGATGTACAACGCCTTCGGCGCGCTGGCCGCGCCAGTCTACTGCACCAAGATCGCCAGCCGCCTCGTGCGGACCTACACGGACCGCCACGGCCTCAAGAACCTCACGTCCGAGCTCATCGATGTCGACGTCTCGAAACAGCAGCAGATGAGCGATTGGGGCGCGACGGAGCTCACCGACGCGCAGCAGGCCTATGCGGCCTCCGATGTCCTCTACCTCCACCAACTCCGCGAGAAGCTCAACGAGCGGCTGGAGCGCGAGGGGCGGATGCAGGTGGCAGAGGCCTGTTTCGACTTCCTGCCCATGCGTGCGAAGCTCGATCTCATGGGCTGGCCAGACACCGATATCTTCGCCCATTCCTGA
- the lptB gene encoding LPS export ABC transporter ATP-binding protein, which yields MNKPELSITEGQSGLVVRNLRKSYRKKLVIRDVSLSLARGEVVALLGPNGSGKTTCFYAIAGLVDAEAGQVSVDGRDVSALPMYRRAAQGIGYLPQEMSIFRGLNVEDNIMAILEIAEPKRKTRDRRLEELLAEFSIEHLRRAPALALSGGERRRVEIARCLAANPKYLLLDEPFAGVDPIAVGEIRGLVNALKSRGLGVLITDHNVQETLGIVDRAYILHDGKVLMSGTTKEIVEDENVRRVYLGQNFRF from the coding sequence ATGAATAAGCCCGAGCTCAGCATCACCGAGGGCCAGTCAGGCCTTGTTGTCCGCAACCTACGCAAGAGCTATCGCAAGAAGCTCGTCATTCGCGATGTGAGCCTTTCCCTCGCGCGGGGCGAAGTTGTGGCGCTGCTCGGGCCCAACGGCTCCGGCAAGACGACCTGCTTTTACGCCATCGCAGGCCTGGTGGACGCGGAAGCCGGGCAGGTCTCCGTCGATGGGCGTGATGTCAGCGCGCTGCCCATGTACCGCCGCGCGGCCCAGGGGATCGGCTACCTGCCGCAGGAAATGTCGATCTTTCGCGGGCTCAACGTGGAAGACAATATCATGGCGATCCTCGAGATCGCAGAACCCAAGCGCAAGACGCGGGACCGCCGTCTGGAAGAGCTTCTCGCCGAATTCTCCATCGAGCATCTTCGCCGCGCGCCGGCCCTCGCGCTTTCGGGCGGTGAACGGCGCCGGGTGGAGATCGCCCGCTGCCTCGCGGCCAATCCCAAGTACCTTCTCCTCGACGAGCCGTTCGCGGGCGTCGATCCCATCGCGGTGGGCGAGATCCGCGGCCTCGTGAACGCGCTCAAGAGTCGGGGCCTCGGCGTCCTCATCACCGACCACAACGTCCAGGAAACGCTCGGCATCGTGGACCGCGCCTACATTCTGCACGACGGCAAGGTGCTCATGTCCGGCACCACCAAGGAGATCGTGGAAGACGAAAATGTCCGCCGCGTCTATCTCGGCCAGAACTTCCGTTTCTGA
- a CDS encoding KpsF/GutQ family sugar-phosphate isomerase codes for MTREEFLETARRVIRIEGAALGALANGIDESFGAAVETLLGARGRVIVCGMGKSGHIARKIAATFASTGTPAQFVHPAEASHGDLGMMAQGDVALVLSNSGETPELVDVVAYTRRFSIPLIGVASNPASSLLRQADVALVLPKVEEACGTGHVPTSTTTMTLALGDALAVALMEHRQFTPANFREFHPGGKLGARLARVGDLMHTGEALPLIAADTPMGEALLTISQKGFGVVGVAAEDGALEGIVTDGDLRRHLDGLLEKTAGEVMTHAPRSIRADALAEEALAQMNERKITCLFVTEAERPVGLIHIHDCLRIGLG; via the coding sequence ATGACCCGAGAAGAGTTCCTCGAAACCGCCCGTCGCGTGATCCGGATCGAAGGCGCTGCGCTAGGCGCTCTGGCCAACGGGATCGATGAGAGCTTCGGCGCGGCGGTGGAAACGCTGCTGGGCGCCAGGGGCCGCGTCATCGTCTGCGGCATGGGCAAATCGGGCCACATCGCGCGCAAGATCGCGGCGACCTTCGCCTCCACCGGCACGCCCGCGCAGTTCGTGCATCCTGCGGAGGCCTCCCACGGCGACCTCGGCATGATGGCGCAGGGCGACGTGGCGCTTGTGCTGTCCAATAGCGGGGAGACGCCGGAGCTCGTGGATGTCGTCGCCTATACCCGCCGCTTTTCGATCCCGCTCATCGGGGTGGCGTCGAATCCGGCCTCCTCGCTGCTCAGGCAGGCGGATGTGGCTCTAGTGCTGCCCAAAGTGGAGGAAGCCTGCGGGACGGGCCATGTGCCGACCTCGACGACGACCATGACGCTCGCGCTGGGCGACGCGCTCGCCGTCGCGCTCATGGAGCACCGGCAATTCACGCCCGCCAACTTCCGCGAGTTCCACCCCGGCGGCAAACTCGGCGCACGTCTCGCCCGCGTGGGCGACCTCATGCATACAGGGGAGGCCCTGCCCTTGATCGCGGCGGATACGCCCATGGGCGAGGCGCTTCTCACGATCTCGCAGAAGGGCTTCGGCGTCGTGGGCGTAGCCGCCGAGGACGGCGCGCTGGAGGGCATCGTCACCGACGGTGATCTGCGCAGGCATCTCGACGGCCTCCTCGAAAAAACCGCCGGCGAAGTCATGACGCACGCACCGCGAAGCATCCGGGCCGATGCGCTCGCCGAAGAGGCACTCGCACAGATGAACGAGCGCAAGATCACCTGCCTCTTCGTGACCGAAGCAGAGCGCCCGGTGGGCCTCATCCATATCCATGACTGCCTCAGGATCGGGCTCGGCTGA
- a CDS encoding CoA-binding protein, producing MTPNPPDAEIARILTGVTRIALVGASDNPARASHGVGTFLARRGARVVPVNPALVGQSLFGVPAVATLAEAGPVEMVDVFRRSDAVPGVVDEALGLVGLEVIWLQLGVVHEEAAARARARGITVVQDRCPKIEVARLGL from the coding sequence ATGACGCCGAACCCTCCCGACGCCGAGATTGCCCGCATCCTGACGGGTGTGACGCGCATCGCGCTGGTGGGGGCGTCGGACAATCCGGCACGGGCCTCCCATGGCGTGGGCACGTTCCTTGCCCGCCGCGGCGCTCGAGTCGTGCCCGTCAATCCCGCTTTGGTGGGCCAATCCCTTTTTGGCGTACCGGCCGTGGCCACCCTGGCGGAGGCCGGTCCCGTGGAGATGGTCGACGTCTTTCGCCGCTCAGATGCCGTGCCCGGGGTCGTAGATGAGGCACTGGGCCTCGTGGGGCTCGAGGTGATCTGGCTTCAGCTCGGCGTCGTTCACGAAGAGGCGGCGGCCCGGGCGCGGGCGCGCGGAATCACGGTCGTGCAGGATAGATGCCCAAAGATCGAGGTGGCGCGACTAGGTCTCTAG
- a CDS encoding PTS sugar transporter subunit IIA: MDLLSILKPEAVKVLGQVTSKKRLFHDAVDLAIDAYGVSLPSAVEALMERENLGPTGVGHGVALPHARVSGIDSVLGVFIRLDKPLSFEAVDKQPVDLVFCLFAPEEAGAEHLKALALVARTLRNESVCEKLRSNRNAAALHGILAQAPAIAAA; this comes from the coding sequence ATGGATTTGTTGAGCATCCTCAAGCCCGAGGCCGTGAAGGTGTTGGGGCAAGTGACGTCGAAGAAGCGCTTGTTCCACGACGCCGTGGACCTCGCGATCGATGCCTATGGCGTGTCGCTCCCGTCAGCCGTGGAAGCGCTCATGGAGCGCGAGAACCTGGGCCCGACGGGCGTGGGCCACGGCGTCGCGCTCCCCCATGCCCGTGTGAGCGGGATCGACAGCGTGCTCGGCGTCTTCATCCGCCTCGACAAGCCCCTGAGCTTCGAGGCGGTGGACAAGCAACCGGTGGACCTCGTCTTTTGCCTCTTTGCGCCCGAGGAAGCAGGTGCAGAGCATCTGAAGGCCCTCGCACTGGTGGCGCGCACGCTGCGCAATGAGAGCGTCTGTGAAAAGCTGCGCTCCAATCGCAACGCGGCGGCGCTCCACGGCATTCTTGCGCAGGCCCCGGCCATCGCCGCCGCCTAG
- the lptC gene encoding LPS export ABC transporter periplasmic protein LptC — protein MARRNDGYTRMVSALRVLLPLGALGLLSTLFFFSGEVDPTQSIPYAELDVERLAEEQRVSSPYFAGVTEDGTAITLTGTSVIPDLTGRDRFTLETMDARLETADHVVLTARALTAEIDNEIGRARLEGDTVLETSDGMRVETAGLDVDLGTADLTTHGPVEADAPFGRVTADRMEMTRPSADAPHRIVFQGAVRLLYQAEN, from the coding sequence ATGGCGCGGCGGAACGATGGCTATACCCGTATGGTCAGTGCGCTCCGCGTCCTCCTGCCCCTCGGCGCGCTCGGGCTTCTGTCCACGCTGTTCTTCTTCTCCGGAGAGGTCGATCCCACGCAATCGATCCCCTATGCCGAGCTCGACGTGGAGCGCCTCGCCGAAGAGCAGCGGGTCAGTTCGCCCTATTTCGCGGGCGTCACGGAAGACGGCACGGCGATCACGCTCACCGGGACCTCCGTCATACCGGACCTGACCGGCCGCGACCGCTTCACGCTGGAGACGATGGACGCGCGGCTAGAGACGGCCGACCATGTCGTGCTCACGGCGCGGGCGCTGACGGCCGAAATCGACAACGAGATCGGGCGCGCCCGCCTTGAGGGTGACACCGTGCTCGAGACCTCCGACGGGATGCGCGTGGAAACCGCGGGCCTCGACGTGGACCTTGGCACGGCGGATCTCACCACCCACGGGCCGGTGGAAGCTGACGCGCCCTTCGGCCGGGTGACGGCGGACCGGATGGAGATGACGCGCCCATCCGCCGACGCGCCGCACCGGATCGTTTTCCAAGGCGCGGTGCGGCTGCTATATCAGGCCGAGAATTGA